Part of the Fusarium verticillioides 7600 chromosome 10, whole genome shotgun sequence genome is shown below.
TCATCGGCTGAGCACCAGAGTCTGCGACAATTGCATTCGGTTCGTAGACCCCGCATCAACTCTCGGCACTATAGGATCTGACAATCTCCGTGCTTCAGCTCCAAAGTCCGATGTGAGATGATCCGGCAAGTCCCTGTTGCCAGTACTGATGCGGCCGACCCATTACAGGCGATCTAGGACAACCGTCATGCTCGCGCTGCCTGAGTCGCGGTAAAATATGCAGCTACTCCACGACGCGTCGTCGGCCTGGACCAGCTCCGGGCTCCGGGCGAGCACCACGGGCAACGCGGAACACTCGCAACCGGGAGAGAAGGCATTCCGGTAATAGACGCCTACCTACTGATTGAACATCGCGGCATCTAATCACTTCTTTTTGATGACATAGGAGAAGCCACCTGGCAAGCCGATTTGAtccttgaggatgatgattctTCGGTTCCAATCGTTTCAGATCTACCCTCTGAAAGTCCTGATACCCTTGTCACTTCCCATGCATCTACTGCCAGTCAATCAGCACAGCCTCCTATTATCTCgcccgaagaggaagcttaTCTGTAAGAGAGGATCCCGCATAATAAATGCACTAGATCACTCTCATATCTTCCCGCTGACCATGTCAGGGCCGATGAGTACTTCAAATCCATCAATGAAGCCATACCACTCTTCTCCGAGATCGCCGCATTGAACAGCAAGGATACTCTATCAACATGTAGCCCTGAACTCACCGAAGCTATGCTCCTTATCACAGCCAAACTCCTCGGCTTCAAATTCGCATCTCCTAATTTTAACCTCGACGGTCGTATAGACATAATTCTTAGCAGCACAACTCTTCAAGAGGATACAGCTGGTGACTTTCCAAGTCTCGACCTCTTCCGCAAGTTCTGCTTACTCGTCTTTTATGAATTCCACCAATTCCCTGGCCAGCAAGCCTGGGTGCGGATAGGAAAGATTGTCAGGCTTGCGTATTGGATGGGACTTGATCGCCTGGACATAATCCAATCAGTCTCCCCGGAATGGTCCAATGTAAGCGATGCGGACCTCCAAAACTGGAAACTTGTCTGGTGGTGTGTGTATCGCCTTGACTCGTACGCCAACCTCTCATCCGGTACACCGTACCAAGTTGATGAACGACTTGTCAATACATCTTTAAACCAACATAGTCAGCTTTCTCAAAGCCTCATCGCCCCGTGCAAATTACCTCACGATCCACGCGGCCTTCCCGACCTTCTCCTGTGTGTCAAGGCCGGTAACGAAAGCAGCTtactcttcaacatccatctcatcaccatcactgTCCTGCGGCAATTCGGCAGAGCAATGAGTATGCGCTACTTGGTTCCTCATGAGATCCTCACGGCAAATTTGCTCGACGCAGAACGTACACTATCTGCAATACGTCTAGCCTTGCCACGGAACTTTTTGAACCCTGGAAGAAACGCGTTCATGAATGAGTCAAATACAAATCACCACGCGAGATTAGTCCCAGTGCTGCAGCTACATATGGCACAACTCTTGGCAGCCCTTGCGAGCTGCTACTATCTTCCGGAGGGTGACGATTGGACACTTAGCTGGCAACGTGTTCTGGAGACTTGCCAGAACATAGCTGGGGTTGCAGAGAAGTGGGACAGTAATTATACTCTCACCGTGGACCCGGCGCTTTTGCTCATCAGCTTGACGGCACTTGTCTTCTTGGATATTCACAAGAAGTATACTGAGAGTACAAACACGCATCTCAtagctgagattgagaattgcgagcttcttctgctacTCCAGCTTGAGCAATTCTCAGCTCATTGGAAGCTTCCGAGCTTACTGATCCGTAAGTACAACCCATATTGTTATCTACCGATAGAACCTCAACTCTGACGATTGGTTCAAGTGTCgttcaagagcttcaaggagTCAGTGACAGGCCCACTCTACTATGCGCATGTCCAACTTATACTTTCCCGTTTTGAGAGTCCTTTACACCCAAGGTGGCTACAGTTCCTGTCATCGGCGCAGACGCATCTTGAGACTGTAACTTGGGGACATGTAGCCTAAACAGGCATATGCAAACAACATACATGTGTATATATACAGGAATTCTATTGCATGAAGTTTAAGAAGCACTATAAATAGGTGCTGGATAATAGGCACTTTTGTCTGTACATGCAATACCGCAACATTCTCACCTTCTGCttttggcgttggaggatTATGCTAGCATCCATCGCGCGAGGGCCAGATGTAATGTCGCCATGTCATTGGTGCGCGTTTGGCCTGCTGATTAATAACACGATAACGATCCAGGTACTATTTATATCTTGCGGTGTCTTATCACCCGGTCAATTCCCTCAATTATCTCCGTAAGGCTGTATTGGCATTACACACGTACACGAGTACCAGCATCGCATATCGAAAGACAggaaccaacagcagcatgtCCGAAAACAAAATTACCTTCTTCGACATACCCAGCAGGTCGCCTCAGGTCTGCTGGTCCATGAATACCTGGAGAAGTCAGTGTCCATAATTACGGGCTCCATCAGCCGCTAACACGAGCTGCAGcgagattgcttctcaactACAAAGGCCTTGATTATAAGACCGAATGGGTAAGCCACCGAAACTACCATGCTGTGATTTTCTGACTTGCGTAGCTCGAATAccccgagatcaaggagcgCCTCAGTGGACAGTAAGTACAAAGCCAAGTCACATTAAGCGAGCATCCAATAACAATTTGGTACTTAGTGTATCCCCAAATCAAGGAGGCGCACCCTTCACATGTCCGGCCGTTCAAATGCCAGACGGCTCATACATAATGGACTCTTACAAGATCGCCGACGTCATTGAGGAAAAGTACCCAGAGCCAAGTGTACACCTGAAAAACCCAATGCAAGACCGCCTCCGCGCATCAATGATTAAATTCATGACTGAGATGGTCCCCATTTATGTCCCCGGCGTCGCCAAAAACATCATCGGCGAAAAGAGCATTGACTTCTTCCTGGCGACACGGTTGCAAGACGTAGGAATGCCTCTCTATGAGTATGGAGAAAAGCACTCCCCCGGAGCATTCGACAGAGCGGAACCGTTCGCACGTGAGATTACGGCCTTACTGGAGGAGAATAAGTCTGGGCCATTTCTGCTGGGCGATGTGGTGAGCTATGCAGATTTTATCTGGGCGGGTATTCTACTGTTTTTCCAGTgtcttggcgaggaggagtATAAGGAGGTGTTGAGGATCACCGGTAATGGGGAAGTCCATACTAAATTTCTAGATGGGCTGCGGCCTTGGACAGAGAAGAATATCTGATGCTATCGATAAGAGATAAAGACAAGATAGGCGTGACCTTAGCCTATCGATAAGCGCTCATCAGGCTCTTATTCGCTAAGTGCAGATCCCACTCCTTAAACTTGTCTTGCTTTAGGGTAGTAATATTTATCTTTCATATTCAGCCCGTTTCTTACACTTCCTATACCTTGAATTGACAGCCATGTTTTACTGATTAAAGAGATAGCTATTAGACACCCTAGAGTGTATTTTAATAATATCAGCCTCTGCCTTGCATAACAGACCGTAAGATAATACTTAGGCTATGGAGCTCGTTAGCTTAGAGCTGTTAATCCCTTCAGCTTATACTGTTATCGTGATAACACTATTTACAACCTCATATCTATATATATCAGGGAAGCCTGTGGCTTGTTGTTTATTGTTAAAAGCAAAAACAGATATATAAGATCAGAAGTCAGACGGTAGCTCAGCCCTATTCTCATGCCTGGAACGCTAAATGTAATATCTTACAAGCAAGGCAAGCGACAAAAAGTGGACTGGATGTTGAACGTGCTGGGTAAGTACCTGCTTATCTGCATTTACGATTTCAAAAAAGATGCAATAGGGTCTTGGTTCTGATATTCCATTACGTACAAACGATTTGATGGAAAGTTGCCCACTGGGCAGGATTTGGATATAAATCCACCAAGGTCATCTATCTTCAGAGTATGCTTTTAGTATATCTTACTGGACTCCACTTGGTTCTCACTCCTTTTCGCAGATCCAATTACCGAAAGCCATCACCACCGCAAAATGTCATCAACCGCCAGTCCAATTGATCTACCATTCCCCCCTGGCTCGCCAAGTCTACCCACATCTGCACCCTGACGTAGGCAATCTTGTGACAGATGTCATAGCCAAAAGCTAAGGTGCACTCCTGGCGCAGGAAGCAAAACAGGAGCTTGCAGTCGTTGCTATCGAGGTGGCACTCAGTGCGTGTACAGTCTTGGCCGTGCTAAGGGACGTCGGAGCTTGCGCCATCACAAGGCCGAGACGGTGCTTATGCCTCCCATGAGTCGCAAAGGTTAGGGGCCCATTCCATTCACTCTCTAGTATAACAAGTTCCTACGCCCTTCCTAGCTTGAGTTAAAGGCATGAAGCTATATTTTATATCAGTCTCATAGCTCCTAGTAAGTGCTATTCCTTTTTCGGTACTCGTGCATTGGCAGCCGCCACAAAATGCCCCCACGTAATCAGCTCTCTGCTGCAGTCATCCTGATGAAGATTGCAGTCAATAAGTGTTGGGCCATTCGTGTGCGCCATGGCCCGTTCAAGACCCCTGGAAAATTCCTCGCACGTATGGGCCTCCAGACCAAGCGCGCGTCCCTTCGCATTATCCGTACTGAATGCCTCGACCAGGCGTGCATAATCCCAGTTCTGGACGCGGTTATAGAGTCCATCATGAATCTCCACCTCGATAGTATAGCCTTTATTGTTCATGAGGAGTATGATGATGGGCACTCGGAAGCGAACCATTTGGGATACCTCCTGAGCTGTCATTTGGAATGCCCCGTCGCCTACCATTACCACGATCCTCTTCTGAGGCCTTGCAAGGGCATAGCCGAAGGAGGCGGGGATAGACCATCCAATATGACCCCACTGCATCTCGATTTCGAAATCAGCACCGAACGggaggctgagcttgagcccATTGAACCATGAATCTCCAGTGTCGGCAAACACGACTGTCTGAGGATTGAGGTGGATCAAAACCTGTGTTTGTCGAGCAATCTCCTTCCTTGTCAGTCTCTCGGGCCCGCCAGAGGGCTCTCCCAAAGTTGGATCAGGGCGGAGGCGGTTGTACTCGACCATAGTAGTATCGTTCCAGCAGACTGTTTCTGAGAGCCTGGACAGGAACTCACTCATCTGGACATTGCTGCAGTATAGTTTAGACGCTACAGTCACACTATCGATGTCGACAAGCAATTGGGGTACGCTGGGCAAGGCCGTCCATCCAACAGTGCTGTAGTCTGTAAAGATGACACC
Proteins encoded:
- a CDS encoding pyruvate decarboxylase; this translates as MSPFTVGDYLAERIAQLDVHHHFIVPGDYNLVLLDKLEAHPSLTEIECTNELNCSLAAEGYARGHGIGVCIVTYSVGAFSAFNGVGSAYAENLPVILISGSPNTNDVSHHILHHTLGEYDTTYQLEMAKKITCCAVRIRQASHAPGLIDQAIRAALAHRKPVYIEVPTNLAGETCLRPGPISSVVSAVSSDRHSLDVAVAKASEFISSRQKCVILAGPKVQRAMAQDALRHLAEAIGCAVVLQPAAKGTIPEDHAQFAGIFWGQVSTLAADTIMNWADVIICVGVIFTDYSTVGWTALPSVPQLLVDIDSVTVASKLYCSNVQMSEFLSRLSETVCWNDTTMVEYNRLRPDPTLGEPSGGPERLTRKEIARQTQVLIHLNPQTVVFADTGDSWFNGLKLSLPFGADFEIEMQWGHIGWSIPASFGYALARPQKRIVVMVGDGAFQMTAQEVSQMVRFRVPIIILLMNNKGYTIEVEIHDGLYNRVQNWDYARLVEAFSTDNAKGRALGLEAHTCEEFSRGLERAMAHTNGPTLIDCNLHQDDCSRELITWGHFVAAANARVPKKE